In the genome of Streptomyces globosus, one region contains:
- the repSA gene encoding replication initiator protein RepSA — protein MTANLADLDPGLLGDLLRVAGAPGFRRWEEQVHRTGGCADPIHITGWTLTKDKTSGETYHRYSTENEPGARLRIACGNRRASRCPSCAWTYAGDTYHLIRAGLAGDDRRDVPATVREHPRVFATLTAPSFGPVHNRPDSGRCRCGTPHPADDPLLGTALDPATYDYAGAVLFNNHAGQLWSRFTTRLRREIAARAGLTQRELKESCRVSFGKVAEFQKRGAIHFHAVIRLDGPTGPLTPPPHWATTRLLTEAIRAAVAHTYTSITVQAADDQPARTLRWGTQLDIRPIKAFGDGSDITEQAVASYVAKYATKATEDTGTLDRRIGNREALVLLDVPDHTARLIGACLDLDPLYPDRRLAAWAHMLGFRGHFSTKSRHYSTTLGALRQTRADYRAAQEAAARGLDDLEPDTVLVLASWQYAGHGHSPGEAVLAASIARDIQLNRVTAGEALRGEQYE, from the coding sequence ATGACCGCGAACCTCGCGGATCTGGATCCTGGCCTCCTCGGTGATCTGCTGAGGGTCGCCGGGGCTCCCGGTTTCCGTCGCTGGGAGGAGCAGGTCCACCGCACCGGCGGGTGCGCCGACCCCATACACATCACCGGCTGGACGCTCACCAAGGACAAGACCAGCGGGGAGACGTACCACCGCTACTCGACCGAGAACGAGCCCGGTGCCCGCCTCCGGATCGCCTGCGGCAACCGCCGCGCCTCCCGCTGCCCGTCCTGCGCCTGGACGTACGCCGGTGACACCTACCACCTGATCCGGGCCGGGCTCGCCGGAGACGACCGCCGAGACGTCCCCGCCACCGTCCGCGAACACCCCCGCGTCTTCGCCACCCTCACCGCCCCGTCCTTCGGCCCGGTTCACAACCGGCCCGACTCCGGCCGCTGCCGCTGCGGCACCCCCCACCCCGCCGACGACCCGCTCCTCGGCACCGCCCTCGACCCGGCCACGTACGACTACGCGGGCGCCGTCCTCTTCAACAACCACGCCGGACAGCTCTGGTCCCGCTTCACCACCCGCCTCCGCCGCGAGATCGCCGCCCGCGCCGGCCTCACCCAACGCGAGCTGAAGGAGTCGTGCCGCGTCTCCTTCGGCAAGGTCGCCGAGTTCCAGAAGCGCGGCGCCATCCACTTCCACGCCGTGATCCGACTCGACGGACCCACCGGGCCGCTCACCCCGCCCCCGCACTGGGCCACCACCCGGCTCCTCACCGAAGCCATCCGGGCCGCCGTCGCGCACACGTACACGTCCATCACCGTCCAGGCCGCCGACGACCAGCCGGCGCGCACCCTCCGCTGGGGCACCCAACTCGACATCCGCCCGATCAAGGCCTTCGGGGACGGCTCCGACATCACCGAACAGGCCGTGGCCTCGTACGTCGCCAAGTACGCCACCAAGGCCACCGAGGACACCGGCACCCTCGACCGCCGCATCGGCAACCGCGAGGCCCTGGTCCTCCTCGACGTCCCCGACCACACCGCCCGCCTGATCGGGGCCTGCCTCGACCTCGACCCGCTCTACCCGGACCGCCGCCTCGCCGCCTGGGCCCACATGCTCGGCTTCCGCGGCCACTTCTCCACCAAGTCCCGCCACTACTCCACCACCCTCGGCGCCCTCCGCCAGACCCGCGCCGACTACCGCGCCGCCCAGGAAGCCGCAGCCCGCGGCCTGGACGACCTGGAGCCGGACACCGTCCTCGTCCTCGCGTCCTGGCAGTACGCCGGCCACGGCCACAGCCCCGGCGAAGCCGTCCTGGCGGCGTCCATCGCCCGAGACATCCAGCTCAACCGCGTAACCGCCGGCGAAGCCCTGAGGGGGGAGCAGTATGAGTGA
- a CDS encoding tyrosine-type recombinase/integrase codes for MAGKRRQFGRVRKLPSGRYQARYVGPDGQLRPAPETFRTKREADDWLAVKQTEMRQGDWLDPDAGKVPFGPYAVAWVKERELTSTTRQLYGSLLKHHLEPTFGAVNVADISAPLVRRWRADKLAAGTGPTTVAKAYALLRAILGTALSDQLIRRNPCQIKGASVVHTPERPTATVKEVYALADAVDPRFRALVLLAGFLGLRWGELIGLHRRDVDLDHGTVRVRRSVAELGNGQREIKAPKSAAGKRTVSIPSVIVPDVRDHLKRYAEPGADGRVFVGAKGATPRRNHFNRLWHKACSEAGVSGLHFHDLRHTGNTLAASTGASTRELMARMGHSTARAALIYQHASADRDRLIADALSGLVEKSRKGTDQDQEPERHAGDTAG; via the coding sequence ATGGCCGGCAAGCGTCGCCAGTTCGGACGGGTACGGAAGCTGCCCTCCGGTCGCTACCAGGCGCGCTACGTCGGGCCTGACGGTCAGCTCCGGCCTGCGCCGGAGACGTTTCGGACCAAACGTGAGGCTGACGACTGGCTGGCCGTGAAGCAGACGGAGATGCGGCAGGGGGACTGGCTGGACCCGGACGCCGGGAAGGTCCCCTTCGGGCCGTATGCCGTCGCCTGGGTCAAGGAACGTGAGCTGACCAGCACAACCCGCCAGTTGTACGGCTCGTTGCTCAAGCACCACCTGGAGCCGACGTTCGGCGCCGTCAACGTCGCGGACATCTCGGCGCCCCTCGTACGGCGCTGGCGTGCCGACAAGCTCGCCGCCGGCACCGGCCCGACGACCGTGGCCAAGGCCTATGCCCTCCTTCGCGCAATCCTGGGCACGGCACTGTCAGACCAGCTGATCAGGCGCAATCCCTGCCAGATCAAGGGTGCGAGCGTCGTGCACACGCCCGAGCGGCCGACGGCCACCGTGAAGGAGGTCTACGCCCTGGCCGATGCGGTTGACCCCCGCTTCCGGGCCCTGGTGCTCCTGGCCGGGTTCCTCGGCCTGAGGTGGGGTGAGCTGATCGGACTGCACCGTCGGGATGTCGACCTGGACCACGGGACGGTGCGCGTCCGGCGGTCCGTCGCCGAGCTGGGCAACGGGCAGCGGGAGATCAAGGCGCCCAAGAGTGCCGCGGGTAAGCGGACGGTCTCCATCCCCAGCGTGATCGTTCCGGACGTCCGGGATCACTTGAAGCGGTACGCCGAGCCCGGGGCCGACGGGCGGGTCTTCGTCGGAGCCAAGGGGGCCACGCCCCGCCGGAACCACTTCAACCGGCTGTGGCACAAGGCCTGTAGCGAGGCAGGGGTCAGCGGGCTGCACTTCCATGATCTTCGGCACACGGGGAACACCCTCGCCGCATCCACCGGGGCGAGCACGCGAGAGCTGATGGCGCGCATGGGCCACAGCACCGCCCGCGCTGCGCTGATCTACCAGCACGCGAGTGCCGACCGGGACCGGCTGATTGCCGACGCGCTGAGCGGACTCGTGGAGAAGAGCCGCAAGGGCACGGATCAAGATCAGGAGCCCGAGAGGCACGCGGGGGACACGGCGGGTTGA
- the tig gene encoding trigger factor — MKSAVETLNPTRVRLTVEVPFEELKASLDAAYKKINQQVTVKGFRKGKIPARVIDQRFGRGAVLEEAVNDALPKFYTEAVNEAELNPLGQPEVDITELKDGELLAFTAEVDVRPEIEIPDFSGIEVEVDAVEVTDEDIEKSVEQLRGRFASTKDVERAAAEGDVVTIDLEAKVEGEVLPDGVAKDVSYTIGSGELLDGIDEAVKGLEAGGEATFTSQLKGGSAEGKDAEVTVKVSKVSARELPELDDEFAQMASEFDTLEELKADSRKRLENMKQYDQATQAQERVLEKLLELVEVPIPEKLLEDEINTRKHNLEHHQLGQMGLTLEKYLEFQGKTVEEFDAETKEQAVKGIKTQFVLDALVNKEKLGVNQEELTEHLMRRAASSGMSPDQFAQAVVEGGQVPMLVGEVARGKALAVVVEAAKVVDTNGEVIDLSDEDEEAAEAAAETVEAAVEGDEAK, encoded by the coding sequence GTGAAGAGCGCCGTGGAGACCCTGAACCCGACTCGGGTTCGGCTCACTGTCGAGGTGCCCTTCGAGGAGCTCAAGGCCAGCCTCGACGCGGCGTACAAGAAGATCAACCAGCAGGTCACGGTGAAGGGCTTCCGCAAGGGCAAGATCCCCGCCCGCGTGATCGACCAGCGCTTCGGTCGCGGCGCGGTGCTGGAGGAGGCCGTCAACGACGCGCTGCCGAAGTTCTACACCGAGGCCGTCAACGAGGCCGAGCTGAACCCGCTGGGCCAGCCCGAGGTCGACATCACCGAGCTGAAGGACGGCGAGCTGCTGGCCTTCACCGCCGAGGTGGACGTGCGCCCCGAGATCGAGATCCCGGACTTCTCCGGCATCGAGGTCGAGGTCGACGCCGTCGAGGTCACCGACGAGGACATCGAGAAGTCCGTCGAGCAGCTGCGCGGCCGCTTCGCGTCCACCAAGGACGTCGAGCGCGCCGCCGCCGAGGGCGACGTCGTCACCATCGACCTGGAGGCCAAGGTCGAGGGCGAGGTGCTGCCCGACGGCGTCGCCAAGGACGTCTCCTACACCATCGGCTCGGGCGAGCTCCTCGACGGCATCGACGAGGCCGTCAAGGGCCTGGAGGCCGGCGGCGAGGCCACCTTCACCTCGCAGCTGAAGGGCGGCTCCGCCGAGGGCAAGGACGCCGAGGTCACCGTCAAGGTGTCCAAGGTCTCCGCCCGCGAGCTGCCGGAGCTGGACGACGAGTTCGCGCAGATGGCGAGCGAGTTCGACACCCTGGAGGAGCTGAAGGCCGACAGCCGCAAGCGCCTCGAGAACATGAAGCAGTACGACCAGGCCACGCAGGCCCAGGAGCGCGTCCTGGAGAAGCTGCTGGAGCTCGTCGAGGTGCCGATCCCCGAGAAGCTGCTCGAGGACGAGATCAACACCCGCAAGCACAACCTGGAGCACCACCAGCTCGGCCAGATGGGCCTGACCCTCGAGAAGTACCTGGAGTTCCAGGGCAAGACGGTCGAGGAGTTCGACGCCGAGACCAAGGAGCAGGCGGTCAAGGGCATCAAGACCCAGTTCGTCCTGGACGCCCTGGTCAACAAGGAGAAGCTGGGCGTCAACCAGGAGGAGCTCACCGAGCACCTCATGCGCCGCGCCGCCTCCTCCGGCATGTCCCCCGACCAGTTCGCCCAGGCGGTCGTCGAGGGCGGCCAGGTCCCGATGCTCGTCGGCGAGGTCGCCCGCGGCAAGGCCCTCGCGGTCGTCGTCGAGGCCGCCAAGGTCGTCGACACCAACGGCGAGGTCATCGACCTGTCCGACGAGGACGAGGAGGCGGCCGAGGCCGCCGCCGAGACCGTCGAGGCGGCCGTCGAGGGCGACGAGGCCAAGTGA
- a CDS encoding mobile element transfer protein — protein sequence MPRYRFRDTRRIGPVEVGTYTDRHGREMHSAACTAPHCGWSADYTSRAAAELAAQSHRCAPR from the coding sequence ATGCCCCGCTACCGCTTCCGCGACACCCGCCGGATCGGCCCGGTGGAGGTCGGCACCTACACCGACCGCCACGGGCGCGAGATGCACTCCGCCGCCTGCACCGCCCCCCACTGCGGCTGGTCGGCCGACTACACCAGCCGGGCCGCCGCCGAACTCGCCGCCCAGTCCCACCGCTGCGCCCCGCGCTGA
- a CDS encoding excisionase family DNA-binding protein, producing MSERYLSVVQVAEILGTTVRFPRRLIEERRITYVKVGRHVRIPESAVREYIAANTVAPRRRGRMAVAA from the coding sequence ATGAGTGAGCGCTACTTGTCCGTCGTCCAGGTCGCCGAGATCCTCGGCACCACCGTGCGGTTTCCCCGGCGCCTCATCGAGGAGCGGCGCATCACCTACGTGAAGGTCGGCCGTCACGTACGGATCCCTGAGAGTGCCGTCCGGGAGTACATCGCCGCCAACACCGTGGCACCGCGTCGGCGCGGCCGTATGGCGGTGGCCGCCTGA
- a CDS encoding SpdD protein, translating into MLKPKYPAPDTYAPVTVHPAPVPATGQQENAPVPVAAPAGLAALAPKTPGAAVALAAGGVAGVLALASVAVSLLLAVAVTAVALSISAVVVLFLIRALRQEFTNH; encoded by the coding sequence ATGCTCAAGCCCAAGTACCCCGCACCCGACACCTACGCCCCCGTGACCGTCCACCCGGCCCCGGTGCCCGCGACCGGCCAGCAGGAGAACGCCCCCGTTCCGGTGGCGGCTCCGGCCGGCCTCGCGGCCCTGGCCCCCAAGACCCCCGGCGCCGCGGTCGCCCTCGCCGCCGGCGGTGTCGCCGGGGTCCTGGCCCTGGCCTCCGTCGCCGTCTCGCTGCTCCTGGCCGTCGCCGTCACGGCCGTCGCCCTGTCCATCAGCGCTGTCGTGGTCCTGTTCCTCATCCGCGCACTGCGCCAGGAGTTCACGAACCACTGA